The Nostoc sp. PCC 7524 nucleotide sequence CCAGAAGGCATTGATTAATGTTGTCTCGGATTGTTCGTTTTTAAAGTATTCTAAGACTCGTCTGGGATCAAAAAACCACCCGTTTTTTTGTTGGGCATAGAACATATTGTTTCCGTCTACAAAAATAGACAGACGATTCATTGGAGAACCCATAGAAAAATACACCTAAAAATAGTAAAGAAATTAGATTGAACAATAGATTATAGCAATTATCAATTGACAAATTGACTAATATCTCAAGAGTAGCTTGTCATGTATAGCTTTTATCTTACCTCTTTCAAAGCATAAAATTAGCTCTAACATAGGAATTTATCTGCTGGGTGTTGAACATTTTCACTCCCAAGACTATGCAAGACACCCTGTAATCAAAATCTACCAATAAAATAGACTGCTTAACAGGATGGTTGGCGATGGAGGCATCAAGTTTACTTCTAAAGAGGTAAGGCATAGGTCTTAGGATAGGATTTGGACTATAGCCGTTGTGCAGTTAACAATATTTGCATAAGTGTCGCACTGTCAGCCATTTGTAAAGGACATAATCTGTGGATTGCATAGAGTATAATCTAGCCACAACCAAACCTAGAGTCGGGGTATTCCGACCTAAGTCTCATCGGGCAATCACTACTTGCATCTTACTCAGAGAGAAGGTTAGACAGTGTTTCGGGTAAACGCTGCCTCAGTGGATATTTACTCAGCCAAGTTTGATGAATAATAAAATTTATATTACGAATGTATAAGCTGTTCATTTAAGTCTGATTTCAATATGGTTGTAGTATAAATGGAACTGAATAAATCAAACAATTGTGCGTAAACTAATTATTAACACGATATGGCAGAAGAACCTCCATCAACCTCAAAGAAAAAATATGTCTCTACTGCCAATATAGCGTCAAGTAAACAAACAAACGCAACACTGACGGCATCAGTCCGCCAGTCACAGCGCATGGTAGGCTTAGGTAAGTTACTGGCGATCGCCTCAGCAATTGCAGCAGCACTACTAACAAGCTCTGGGGTGGCTGTAACTCAATGGCTAGAAAATCAAGCACTGTCTACATTTTTCTATCTGCGGGGGCCACTTGTGCCTCCAGAAGATATCGTAATTTTAGCAATTGATGATCAGTCCATATCAGTACCCGAACAATACTATAAAACAGATCCGCAAAAGTATGCCTACCTGGAACCACTGAGAGCATTTCCCTTTAAACGGGCTGCCTATGCTCAGGTAATTGCTAAACTGATGCAGGCTGGGGCGCGGGCTGTGGCTTTGGATGTGGTGTTTGATACCCCTGGTAGTTACGGCGCAGAGGACGATCGCCAGTTGCAAGCCGCTTTACAAAAATACGGTAGCAAAGTCATCCTAGCAGCACAATATGAAACTTTTGAGTCTCACCAAGGTGCATTTACGCAATTGCGATTGCCCTATGAAAAATTTCGAGAACATCCAGTGGCGATTGGGACTGTTAATTTTCCTTTAGAAGTAGATGGTAAAGTCCATCGATTAGCCAGTGAATTTTCTAAGCTGTTAGCCGCAGCTGGTGTCTTCACAGATAAAGCACCTTCCTTTGATCAAGCTGTGTTGGGTGCAGCACAAGTCAAATATCCCCAACCCCAAGGCGATCGCATCTATTTTTGGGGACCGGCTGGGACATTTGAGCCGATACCTTTATGGTATGTACTTGACCCCGAAAACTGGAATACTTATTTGCAGCAGGGTAAGGTATTTCGCGACAAAATTGTCATAGTTGGGGCTACAGCCCAGTTAGGCAATGATTATCATCGAGTGCCAGTAGGTAGAAACTGGTTGTATCCTGAACAAATGTCAGGTGTAGAAATTCATGCTAACGCCATCGCTACGGTGATGACAGGAAAAGCGATCGCACCAGCAATTAACAGTCCATTTCTGCGGGGCTTATTTGTATTGGGATTAGTGGGCGGCACATCATTAATAATTAGCAAAAGTAAAAGCGGACTGAAAAGGTTTCTCTGGAGTATTACAGTTGCTAGTGTTTGGGGCGGAATTAGTTATATCAGCTTTATTTATGGAAAATTAGTGTTGCCGACAAGTGTACCAATCCTCGCGATCGCATTTACTGGCGCATCCTACCTAGGCACGGAAGTAGCGAGAGAAAAAATCAGAACTCGCCAATTAGTAGATATTTTTCAGAAATATAAAACTTCCCCCGTTGTCCAAGAGATTATCAGCCAACAACAAGACCTACAAGAATTACTGCAACAACGAGATGTAGCAGTAGCCGGGAAAATCCTGGGTGGACGCTACAAAATTGCTAAGGTTCTCGGTTCTGGTGGATTTAGCGAAACATACATCGCTGAAGATATGCAGCGCCCTGGTAATCCCCGATGTGTCGTCAAGCAACTCAAACCAGCCAATACTCAAGCCAAGGGATTAGAATTGGCTCGACGTTTATTTGCATCCGAGGCGCAAACCCTAGAAAAATTGGGAACACACCCGCAAATTCCCCAGTTATTAGCTTATTTTGAACAAGAAGCAGAATTTTATTTAGTACAAGAATATATTATTGGTCATCCTCTCAGCCGGGAATTACCATCAGGTAAAGGCATATCAGAGACAACAGTAATTAAAATTGTCAAGCAATTACTACAAATATTAGTATTTGTTCATGAAAATAGTGTGATTCATCGGGATATTAAACCCAGCAACATCATCCGACGACACTCAGATCATAAATTGGTATTGATTGACTTTGGTGCAGTCAAAGAAATTTCTGCACCGCAATTAGAAAATCAAGAACAAATTCCTTTTACTATTGGCATTGGTACTAAAGGTTATGCACCTAGCGAACAATGTTTTGGCCGTCCTCAATACAGCAGTGACATCTATGCAGTAGGGATGATTGGGATTAAAGCTTTAACTGGTATGGCACCCCATGAGATTCCTAGAGACTCTCAGGCAGAGTTGAAATGGATAGAAAAAGCCTTTGTGAGTGAAGCTTTCGCCCAGATTCTCAGTAAAATGGTGCGGGATGATTACAAACAGCGATATCAGTCTGCGTTAGCAGCTTTGGCAGCAATTGATAATCTAGACAATTCCACCGAGGGAAACTCACTACCACAAACTGATCCATCAATGAAAACATCAGAATCTTTAGATGATTCTGACTTACCCACCGCACCCTGGCCAAAAAACTTTTAATTAACCAAACCAAGATTCTTCCTTGGGTTTATCGCTAAATAAACCTAACAGGGGTGCAAGAATTGCGCCGAATATGAAACCACCCGCATGGGCCCAATAAGCAATACCCCCACTTTCCATGCCAATATTAGTACGTGCTTCTAAGCTGGCAAGTCCGTAGAAAGATTGCTGGAGAAACCAAAAACCTAAAAAGAAATATGCGGGAACGCGGAAAGTTGGGAAGAAAAGTCCTAAAGGTAGAACACCGAGAATTTCAGCTTGGGGGAAGCGAAGAATATATGCACCCATTACCCCGGCGATCGCACCACTAGCACCCAAGGAAGGAATGTTAGAATCTTGAGCGAAGAACCATTGAGCCAAGGATGCTAAAACGCCACAGGATAGATAAAACAGTAAATACTTGGCATGACCTAATTTTTCTTCGACATTGTTCCCAAAAATCCACAGGAACAACATATTGCCAGCTAGGTGCAACAAACCCCCATGCAAGAATTGTGAACTGATTAATGTTGCCCACTCTGGTACAGGTTGATTTACAGAAACACCCGCAAAACTTAAGCTGAGTTCATGGGGGACTACAGCCGCTAGGTGTAAAAATCCGTTTAACGCTTGCGGCGGCAGACTAGCTTCATAAAGAAACGCCAACACATTTACCGCAATCAGTCCAAAAGTTACATAAGGTGTAATGGTTGTGGGATTATTATCTCGAATAGGAACCACGAGTATTGACCTGATTGTGAAGACACCAGCCTTACTGTACTGAACTTTGTTGGTAGTTTCTTCTACCTCGTGGATAGATATTATTATCTGCGTTTTAAACTAAAAGGATGAGCGTCACCTCCCAAAATTGGAGACAGTGCTATGGTACAGCAACTCACACCAGATACCACCCCAGGCATCATCTACCCTGACAACACCAGAAAAGTAGCTAAAGCCTTGATTTGCTGCCTCTGCTAGCAGGAAACTTTTACTCAGCATCGGCATCATCAGCTAGAATTTCCCTGTGCTTATATTTAATAAATTTTAATTTTAAATTGCTTATGTGGTTTAACAATTCTCTTGAAAATCAACTCCAGCATTGGAACAAAATCATCAATCAGCAACCCCAAAATGCTAATGCTTACATTAGGCGAGGCATGGTGAAATTTCAGCTAGCTAAAATTGATGAATCTATTCAAGATTTTGACAAAGCAGAACAATTAGAACAGCGTCTTAAACCATATCTTTGGCAACGAGGTTTATCTTACTATTATGCAGAAAGATTTGCTGAAGGCGCTCAACAATTTGAAATAGATTTAACAGTCAACTCTCAGGATGTGGAAGAAACAGTCTGGCGTTATCTTTGTATGGCTCGGTTGGTGGGTGTTCAAGCAGCGCGAAACTCTCTATTAAACGTAAAAAATGATCCGCGAGAGATTATGCGGTGTGTTTATGATTTGTATGCCGGAAACTGTACACCAGATGATGTTTTAAATGTGGGTAAATTAGGAGGCGATCGCAGCAGTTTTTACGCTCATCTTTACCTGGGATTATATTACGAAGCCCAGAATCACATTGAGTTAGCAAAAGATTATATAGTCAAGGCGGCTGAGAATTATAAAATTGAAGACTATATGTGGTACTTAGCGCAAGTACATAAAAAATTGCGAGGATGGTAGTAATTTAATCACTAATTTACTGTTTATTTTGATCAATGACTTCCAATCTACAGGTAGTAGAAGGCTGGCATGGCAAACTAAATTTAGTCTATGCTGATCGCCTGGGTGCAACCGAATTAATTTACAATCACCAGCAAGCACCGCTAAAAATCCAACGTCCGTTTTACCCAGAAGGGGAAAGAGTCTGTCATAGCGTTATTTTACATACCGCAGGGGGAGTTGTGGGAGGCGATCGCTTATCTACTAAGATCCACCTCCAACCCCATACCCAAGCTGTAATTACTACCGCCGCAGCCGGGAAGATATATCGGAGTAATGGCTTACAAGCAAGACAAACTATAGACATACAAATCGATGCGGGTGCTTGTTTAGAATGGCTACCGCAAGAAACAATTTTATTTAACGGTGCGATTTATCGCCAAGATTTACGGGTAGAATTAGCAACCGGTGCGAATTTCATAGGCTGGGAAATCACTCGATTTGGACGTAGTGCTAGAGGAGAAAAATTTTACCAAGGAGAATGGCGATCGCACACCGAAATTTGGCAAGAAGGCGTTCCCCTATGGATTGATCGCCAATACTTACCCGGTAGCGAAGAAGTTTTCCATAGTCCCCACGGCTTATCAGGACAACCCATAGCTGGTAACTTTATTTACTTAGGTAGTCCAGTTTCCAAAGAAACCATTGAAAAAGCACGTTCCATATTTACTCCCCACGCCCTCATCGGTGTTACCCGTCTAGAAAATGGATTTTTGTGTCGATATCGTGGTGCTTCCACCTCTGAGGTGAGACACTGGTTTACGTCCGTGTGGCAAATGCTACGAGTTGATTATTTCAAGCGTCGTGGCTGCATACCCAGAGTGTGGCAAGTTTAAGCAACCACAAAGGAGGAAAACAGAATGCAACTTACGCCACAAGAAAAAGATAAATTATTGATATTTACAGCCGCCCTATTAGCAGAAAGGCGTAAAAATAGAGGCTTGAAACTAAATTATCCCGAAGCAGTAGCTTATATTTCTGCTGCTATTTTAGAAGGTGCGCGAGATGGAAATACAGTAGCAGAATTAATGAGTTATGGCACAACTTTATTAACAAAAGATGATGTGATGGAAGGTGTACCGGAAATGGTGCATGAAGTTCAGGTAGAAGCAACATTTCCTGATGGTACAAAATTAGTCACAGTACATAATCCAATTCGTTAAATTGAAAATTATGATTCCAGGGGAAATAATTACAGCAGCAGGTGAA carries:
- the ureA gene encoding urease subunit gamma → MQLTPQEKDKLLIFTAALLAERRKNRGLKLNYPEAVAYISAAILEGARDGNTVAELMSYGTTLLTKDDVMEGVPEMVHEVQVEATFPDGTKLVTVHNPIR
- a CDS encoding rhomboid family intramembrane serine protease, whose protein sequence is MVPIRDNNPTTITPYVTFGLIAVNVLAFLYEASLPPQALNGFLHLAAVVPHELSLSFAGVSVNQPVPEWATLISSQFLHGGLLHLAGNMLFLWIFGNNVEEKLGHAKYLLFYLSCGVLASLAQWFFAQDSNIPSLGASGAIAGVMGAYILRFPQAEILGVLPLGLFFPTFRVPAYFFLGFWFLQQSFYGLASLEARTNIGMESGGIAYWAHAGGFIFGAILAPLLGLFSDKPKEESWFG
- a CDS encoding urease accessory protein UreD — its product is MTSNLQVVEGWHGKLNLVYADRLGATELIYNHQQAPLKIQRPFYPEGERVCHSVILHTAGGVVGGDRLSTKIHLQPHTQAVITTAAAGKIYRSNGLQARQTIDIQIDAGACLEWLPQETILFNGAIYRQDLRVELATGANFIGWEITRFGRSARGEKFYQGEWRSHTEIWQEGVPLWIDRQYLPGSEEVFHSPHGLSGQPIAGNFIYLGSPVSKETIEKARSIFTPHALIGVTRLENGFLCRYRGASTSEVRHWFTSVWQMLRVDYFKRRGCIPRVWQV
- a CDS encoding CHASE2 domain-containing serine/threonine-protein kinase; protein product: MAEEPPSTSKKKYVSTANIASSKQTNATLTASVRQSQRMVGLGKLLAIASAIAAALLTSSGVAVTQWLENQALSTFFYLRGPLVPPEDIVILAIDDQSISVPEQYYKTDPQKYAYLEPLRAFPFKRAAYAQVIAKLMQAGARAVALDVVFDTPGSYGAEDDRQLQAALQKYGSKVILAAQYETFESHQGAFTQLRLPYEKFREHPVAIGTVNFPLEVDGKVHRLASEFSKLLAAAGVFTDKAPSFDQAVLGAAQVKYPQPQGDRIYFWGPAGTFEPIPLWYVLDPENWNTYLQQGKVFRDKIVIVGATAQLGNDYHRVPVGRNWLYPEQMSGVEIHANAIATVMTGKAIAPAINSPFLRGLFVLGLVGGTSLIISKSKSGLKRFLWSITVASVWGGISYISFIYGKLVLPTSVPILAIAFTGASYLGTEVAREKIRTRQLVDIFQKYKTSPVVQEIISQQQDLQELLQQRDVAVAGKILGGRYKIAKVLGSGGFSETYIAEDMQRPGNPRCVVKQLKPANTQAKGLELARRLFASEAQTLEKLGTHPQIPQLLAYFEQEAEFYLVQEYIIGHPLSRELPSGKGISETTVIKIVKQLLQILVFVHENSVIHRDIKPSNIIRRHSDHKLVLIDFGAVKEISAPQLENQEQIPFTIGIGTKGYAPSEQCFGRPQYSSDIYAVGMIGIKALTGMAPHEIPRDSQAELKWIEKAFVSEAFAQILSKMVRDDYKQRYQSALAALAAIDNLDNSTEGNSLPQTDPSMKTSESLDDSDLPTAPWPKNF